The following are from one region of the Deltaproteobacteria bacterium genome:
- a CDS encoding alpha/beta hydrolase: MNQCSYAEIDGHKIAYHRTGKGEPMLLIHGMTTWSFIWDNLLPHLAENFDVTSIDLLGCGDSDKPEDADYSISAQAEIIGKVMGKLGFEKVHLVCHDIGGGIGQIFSVRYAKRLYDLVLINTVAYDFWPVQPIVSMRTPIIRQLAMALLDLGFFKLLVKRGVYHKERVTDEIMDLFYQPLRKERGKRAFLQLAKSLNNMQLLSISEGLKALQLPVLIIRGKTDIYLNAEISEKLKRAIKNSQLEIVETGGHFIQLDEPQLLVDLIKKFIYHKNAQIK; this comes from the coding sequence ATGAACCAGTGTAGTTATGCAGAAATAGATGGCCACAAAATAGCCTATCACAGAACCGGTAAAGGGGAGCCTATGCTCCTTATCCATGGTATGACAACGTGGTCCTTTATCTGGGACAATCTTCTTCCACATTTAGCAGAAAATTTTGATGTCACGTCAATTGATCTCCTTGGCTGCGGTGATTCGGATAAGCCGGAAGACGCCGATTATTCTATCTCCGCACAGGCTGAAATCATAGGAAAAGTCATGGGTAAGTTGGGTTTTGAGAAGGTTCATTTGGTCTGCCATGATATTGGTGGAGGTATTGGGCAGATATTTTCCGTCAGGTATGCAAAGAGGCTTTATGATCTTGTACTTATCAATACCGTTGCCTATGATTTCTGGCCTGTCCAGCCCATAGTCAGCATGAGGACGCCCATTATCAGGCAGCTGGCGATGGCCCTTCTTGATCTCGGTTTTTTTAAGCTCCTTGTGAAGCGGGGAGTCTATCATAAAGAGCGTGTTACAGATGAAATAATGGATCTTTTTTATCAGCCATTGAGAAAGGAGAGGGGCAAGAGGGCTTTTCTGCAGCTTGCAAAGAGCCTTAATAATATGCAGCTCCTGTCAATATCAGAAGGCCTGAAAGCGCTGCAGCTCCCGGTGCTGATTATAAGGGGAAAAACTGATATTTACCTTAACGCCGAAATCAGTGAAAAGCTGAAGAGGGCAATAAAAAATTCACAACTGGAAATTGTTGAGACCGGTGGTCACTTCATACAGCTCGATGAACCTCAGCTTCTGGTCGATTTAATCAAAAAATTTATTTATCATAAAAACGCTCAAATAAAGTAA
- a CDS encoding response regulator codes for MAAILVVDDSSFARKATMKIVSLLGYDTLAADGGEECLKMARDYSPSCILLDLLMPGMSGVEILKKLQQDHGDIPVIIQTADIQESVRKECLKLGARAFLNKPPRSDELAQAIEKALAKDN; via the coding sequence ATGGCTGCAATTCTTGTTGTTGATGATTCATCATTCGCTCGTAAGGCAACAATGAAGATCGTATCACTCCTGGGTTATGACACGCTTGCCGCAGACGGTGGGGAGGAGTGCCTTAAAATGGCAAGAGATTATTCACCGTCATGTATTTTACTTGACTTGCTCATGCCCGGCATGTCGGGAGTTGAAATACTGAAAAAGCTTCAACAGGATCATGGGGACATACCTGTTATTATCCAGACGGCAGATATTCAGGAGAGTGTCCGCAAGGAATGCCTCAAACTGGGCGCCAGGGCCTTCCTCAACAAACCTCCTCGCAGTGATGAACTGGCGCAAGCTATCGAAAAAGCTTTGGCTAAGGACAACTGA
- a CDS encoding chemotaxis protein CheC, which yields MELNDNRADALKEIINIGVGRAASTLNELLSSHIVLHVPSVNIYRESEFLESIKSDDSEKLSTVHLHFQGNLAGIALMAFPPGMAANLVAAVTEDDFDLIDFDSVRIATLCEIGNIILNGVTGSFANLLEQRLYYSLPQYREDCIDNMLLSAGNDPDDLIVVMQAHFSTEELSIEGDIMVLFEVTSFDSLFSIVDNFIDSI from the coding sequence ATGGAGCTTAATGATAACCGGGCAGATGCGCTTAAGGAAATTATTAACATCGGAGTAGGAAGGGCGGCCTCCACCTTAAATGAACTTCTTTCATCGCATATAGTACTCCATGTTCCTTCCGTAAATATTTACAGAGAGTCTGAATTTCTTGAAAGTATTAAATCTGATGATTCAGAAAAACTGTCAACGGTTCATCTCCATTTTCAGGGCAACCTGGCCGGCATTGCCCTTATGGCCTTTCCACCGGGTATGGCTGCCAACCTTGTTGCTGCCGTTACGGAAGATGATTTTGACCTGATCGATTTTGATTCCGTAAGAATCGCAACTTTATGCGAGATAGGAAATATCATTTTAAACGGCGTCACCGGTTCCTTCGCCAATCTGCTTGAACAGCGCCTCTATTATTCACTCCCCCAATACAGAGAAGATTGCATTGATAATATGCTTTTATCTGCCGGGAATGACCCCGATGATTTGATTGTTGTAATGCAAGCTCACTTTAGTACGGAAGAGCTCAGTATAGAGGGGGACATTATGGTCCTTTTTGAGGTAACTTCTTTTGACTCACTTTTCTCTATTGTAGATAACTTTATAGATAGCATTTAG